One Williamsia phyllosphaerae genomic window, CCGTCGCCGACCGTCCGGATGTGGCTCGACGGTGCGTGGCAGGTGGTCCGCGCCGGCGCCGACCTCGTCGTGCCGCTGCTCTGCGGCGGATGCGGCCGTGCCGGCGCGCGGTGGTGTCGGTCCTGCGACGACGTCGCGCACGACGACCCGATCGTGCTCACGCCCCGGGTGGCACCGCCGGTCGGGGCGTGGGCGCTGGGGCGGTACCGCGGTCCGCTGCGCAGCGCGATCCTGGAACTGAAGGAACACGGCCGACGCGATCTCGTCACCCCGTTGGGGTCGGGGCTCGCGCGGGGACTGGTGACCCTGGCGGCCTGGTCGGAGCTGCCCGATGCGACCGAACTCGTGCTCGTCCCGGCTCCCACCCGCGCGTGGTCGGCCCGTCGACGTGGTGGCGACCCCGTCACGGCGATCGCGGCCGAGGCCGCGTCCCGACTGGGCTCGCGGGTCCGCGTCGCTCCGATGCTGCGCACCTCGATGTGGGCCCGCGACTCGGCCGGGCTGTCGGCGCGTGGGCGGGTCGACAACCTCGACCACGCCATCGCGGTACGACCCCGCGCCCGCCGGTCCATCGCCTCGACGCACGCCCGCGCCGCGGTCGTCCTGGTCGACGACGTGCTCACCACCGGCGCCACGGCGAGCGAATCGATCCGGGTGCTGGCCGGCATCGGGGTGCGGGTCGACGCCGTTCTGGTCATAGCGGGCGCGTGACCCCGACACCGGGGTAGCGGAGACGCAACACAGGTCACCTGATCGACATGAAAACTCGATGAAATGTTGATGCCCAAATCATGGCGACACCCCGATGTTGCGACTACGGTCGGAGGTCATCGGGCACCGCGATCGACCGCGGTACCGCGGCCGGCGGCAGTGATGTCGCCAGGCCACAGGAGTCAACCGGCAACCCTTGGAGGTGAGGCCACTCCCATCAGAGGTGCCATTGCGGTGCAACCGATTTCACTTCCGAATACGTGCGCCGTTGGCATTGACCACGACCCGTTCTCCCCACGAGGCCCCGGCGCCGCTCCGCGTCGAGGCCCCGATCGCGCGGACGGCCGATCACCCCAAACCAGGAGGTCCTTCGAGTGTCGACAACCACCCACGCCACATCCGCCACCGACTCGCGACAGCAGCCCGACCCGTTCGACAGACGGTCGGCGTTCGTCCGCCCGAGCGACTCGTCAGAGGCGGACAGCCCCGCGACCCCCGACGCGACGGTGGTCGTCACCGGCCGCAACGTCGAGGTGCCCGATCACTTCCGGGTGCACGTCGGGGACAAGCTCGCCCGCGTCGAGCGCTACGACCCCTCCATCTTCGCCTTCGATGTCGAGCTCTATCACGAACGCAACCGACGACAGGCCAAGGTGTGCCAACGGGTCGAGATCACCGCGCGGGGTCGCGGTCCGGTGGTGCGCGCCGAGGCGTGCGCGGAGAACTTCTACGCGGCACTCGAGATCGCGGTGGACCGGCTGCAGTCCCGACTGCGCCGCACCAAGGATCGCCGCAAGGTCCACCACGGACTGCGGACCCCGATCTCGGTCGCCGAGGCGACCGCGGACATCGACCCGACCCTCGACGGTCAGGCGCAGGCCCCGACCGAACCGGACTGGGCCGCCGAGGTGCCCGAGTCCGACGGTCCCGGGCAGGTGGTCCGCGTCAAAGAGCACGAGGCCGTGCCGATGACCGTCGACGACGCCCTCTACGAGATGGAGCTCGTCGGACACGACTTCTTCCTGTTCCACGACAAGGAGAGCGACCGGCCGTCGGTGGTCTACCGCCGCCACGCCTTCGATTACGGGTTGCTCCGCCTGGCCTGACCCGCCGAACCGACCGCACCCGCCGGCCGCCGAGAAACAGCTCCCACGCTGCGCTCGGCGGTCGGCGTCGTCCGGTGACCTACCATGTACTCCGAGACAGCGACGCCCGGCGTACACCCATGCCCCGCGTCGGTGGAGAACCATGCGGGCGTGCCCAGGCCGCACAAGGGCGCAGACGACGGATCGAGGAAGCAAACAGTGCTCAACAAGATGCTGCGAATCGGCGAGGGCCGGATGGTCAAACGTCTGGACGCGATCGCGACTCACGTCGAGTCACTCTCCGACGAGATCGAGTTGCTGACCGACGATGAACTCCGCGGGAAGACCGCCGAGTTCAAGCAGCGCTACATCGACGGCGACACCCTGGACGAGATGCTGCCCGAGGCCTTCGCGGTCGCCCGCGAGGCGGCCTGGCGCGTGCTGCAGCAGAAGCCGTTCCACGTGCAGATCATGGGTGGCGCGGCCCTGCACTTCGGCAACATTGCCGAGATGAAGACCGGTGAGGGCAAGACCCTGACCTGTGTGCTGCCCGCGTACCTGAACGCGCTCACCGGTGAGGGCGTCCACGTCGTCACCGTCAACGACTACCTCGCGAAGTTCCACGCCGAGTGGATGGGACGCGTGCACCGCTTCCTCGGTCTGGAGACCGCGGTCATCCTGACCGGGATGAACCCCGACGAGCGGCGCGTCGCCTACAACGCCGACATCACCTACGGCACCAACAACGAGTTCGGGTTCGACTACCTGCGCGACAACATGGCGCACTCGCTGGCCGATCTGGTCCAGCGCGGCCACGCCTACGCGATCGTCGACGAGGTCGACTCGATCCTCATCGACGAGGCCCGCACCCCGTTGATCATCTCGGGCCCGGCCGACGGTTCGAGCAAGTGGTACACCGAGTTCGCGCGGATCGCCCCGCAGCTGAAGAAGGACACCCACTACGAGGTCGACATCCGCAAGAAGACCATCGGTGTGCACGAGGAGGGCGTCGAGTTCGTCGAGGACCAGCTCGGCATCGACAACCTCTACGAGGCCGCGAACTCGCCGCTGGTCAGCTACCTGAACAACGCGATCAAGGTCAAGGAACTCTTCGAGCGCGACAAGGACTACATCGTGCGAAACGGTGACGTCCTCATCGTCGACGAGTTCACCGGCCGCGTCCTGGACGGTCGCCGCTTCAACGAGGGTCTGCACCAGGCCATCGAGGCCAAAGAGGGCGTCGAGATCAAGCCCGAGAACCAGACGCTGGCCACGATCACCCTGCAGAACTACTTCCGCATGTACGAGAAGTTGGCCGGCATGACCGGTACGGCCCAGACCGAGGCCGCCGAACTCGACCAGATCTACAAGTTGGGCGTGCTGCCGATCCCGACGAACAAGCCGATGGTCCGCGCCGACAAGACCGACCTCATCTACAAGACCGAAGAGGCCAAGTTCGCCGCCGTCGTCGACGACATCACCGAGCGCAACGAGAAGGGGCAGCCGGTCCTGATCGGTACGACCAGCGTCGAGCGCTCGGAGTACCTGTCGCGTCTGCTGACCAAGCGCGGGATCAAGCACACCGTCCTCAACGCCAAGTTCCACGAGCAGGAGGCGCAGATCATCGCCGAGGCCGGTCGGTCCGGCGCGGTCACCGTCGCCACCAACATGGCCGGTCGTGGCACCGATGTCGTGCTCGGCGGCAACCCCGACGTCATCGCCGACGTCCGTCTGCGCAAGCAGCGCCTCGACCCGGTGGAGACCCCGGAGGAGTACGAGGCCGCGTGGGACGACGCGATCGCCGCGGTGAAGGCCGAGGCGGCCGCCGATGCGCAGAAGGTCAAGGAGGCCGGTGGTCTCTACGTCCTGGGCACCGAGCGTCACGAGTCCCGCCGCATCGACGATCAGCTGCGTGGCCGGTCGGGCCGCCAGGGTGATCCCGGCGAGTCCCGGTTCTACCTGTCGCTGGGTGACGAGCTCATGCGTCGCTTCAACGGCGCGGCGCTCGAGTCGATCATGAACCGCGTCAACCTGCCCGACGACGTCCCGATCGAGGCGAAGATGGTCACCAAGGCCATCCGCAGCGCGCAGACCCAGGTCGAGCAGCAGAACTTCGAGGTCCGCAAGAACGTTCTCAAGTACGACGAGGTGATGAACCAGCAGCGCAAGGTCATCTACGGCGAGCGCCGCACCATCCTCGAGGGCGAGGACCACAGCGCCGAGGTCCAGCGGATGATCGACGACGTCGTCACCGCTTACGTCACCGGCGCGACAGCCGAGGGTTACGTCGAGGACTGGGATCTCGACGAGCTGTGGAACGCGATGAAGACGCTGTACCCGATCGACCTCGACTACAAGGAGATCGTCGGGGAGAACGAGTTCGGCGAGCGCGAGGACATCACCGCCGAGGAGTTGGCCGAGAAACTGGCCGCCGATGCCCACAAGGCCTACAAGGCGCGCGAGGCGGAGATCGAGCGTCTCGCGGGCGAAGGTGCGATGCGGCAGCTCGAGCGGACCATCCTGCTCAGCGTGCTCGACCGCAAGTGGCGCGATCACCTCTATGAGATGGACTACCTGCGTGAGGGCATCCACCTGCGGTCGATGGCGCAGCGCGACCCGGTGGTGGAGTACCAACGCGAGGGCTTCGACATGTTCTCCGGGATGCTCGAGGGCCTGAAGGAGGAGTCGGTCGGCTTCCTGTTCAACGTCGCCGTCGAGACCAACCCGGCCGATACACAGACCGCCGCACCGGCGGCGGCCCCGGCGGTCGCACCGGTCGCCCCGCGTCCGCTGCCCACCGAGGAGGCTCAGGGGGCCGTCGGTCTGACGAAGACATCCGCCCCGACTGCGTTGCGGGCGCGCGGGTTCGAGGACGAGCAGCAGGATCTGGTCTACACCGGACCGTCCGAGGACGGTGGCACCCAGCAGATCAGCGAGGCCGAGGACACCGCGGGACTGTCGGCGAGCCGGCGGGAACGCCGGGCCGCGGCACGCTCCAACGGCCGCAACTCCGGGCCCAAGCCGCCGAAGGCGCGTAAGAAGCGCTAGCCCGAGGTCTCCCGCGACTCGAATCCGCTCCCGCGACCGATATCCCGGTCGCGGGGGCGGATTCGTTTAACGGGAGGGTTCGAGTCAGCGCAGGGTGCCGATGCTCAGCAGCTGCGCCGACGTGGAGCGGCAGGCCGTGAACACCGTGGTCTTGACGAAGATGGCGTTGCGATCGTTCGGTGGGTAGATCCGCAGGCCGTCGGCCCGGACCTGGTCGCAGCCCGGG contains:
- a CDS encoding ComF family protein, with the protein product MPSPTVRMWLDGAWQVVRAGADLVVPLLCGGCGRAGARWCRSCDDVAHDDPIVLTPRVAPPVGAWALGRYRGPLRSAILELKEHGRRDLVTPLGSGLARGLVTLAAWSELPDATELVLVPAPTRAWSARRRGGDPVTAIAAEAASRLGSRVRVAPMLRTSMWARDSAGLSARGRVDNLDHAIAVRPRARRSIASTHARAAVVLVDDVLTTGATASESIRVLAGIGVRVDAVLVIAGA
- the hpf gene encoding ribosome hibernation-promoting factor, HPF/YfiA family; the encoded protein is MSTTTHATSATDSRQQPDPFDRRSAFVRPSDSSEADSPATPDATVVVTGRNVEVPDHFRVHVGDKLARVERYDPSIFAFDVELYHERNRRQAKVCQRVEITARGRGPVVRAEACAENFYAALEIAVDRLQSRLRRTKDRRKVHHGLRTPISVAEATADIDPTLDGQAQAPTEPDWAAEVPESDGPGQVVRVKEHEAVPMTVDDALYEMELVGHDFFLFHDKESDRPSVVYRRHAFDYGLLRLA